A window of Bacillus sp. DX3.1 genomic DNA:
GTTATTTGAAGGTATGGTGAATTACGGAGATATCCTTCGAGAAATTCAAGATACGGAACATTTTGCTTCACTTGAATGGTTTGGATATGATGCGAAAGATGTACTACGAGAAGAAATTGTTCAGCTGAGAAGAAAGCAATTGTCTGTAGTGACCTCATAAATTCCGTTTTTATTATTGAAGTAATATTGCCTATTATATGAGGGGATACATACATAATTATGAAAAGAGAGTCTCGTTTATACGGGACTCTTTTTCTATGATTTGAATTTTATTGTATCGCGCGAAAAATTACCATTAATTGGTATGTATATAAATGCTATAATCTTTACATTTTAATATGTAAAGGAGGTGAACCGAAATGGCGAACAATCGTAATTCTAATCAATTAGCATCAAATGGAGCACAAGCAGCTCTTGATCAAATGAAATATGAAATTGCGCAAGAGTTTGGTGTGCAACTTGGTGCCGAAACTACATCTCGTGCAAATGGTTCTGTTGGCGGTGAAATCACGAAACGTCTTGTAGCTATGGCAGAGCAACAGCTTGGTGGCGGATATACTCGTTAACTTGGTAGTGTCATGGATGAAAGAGAGGACTTCCCTCTCTTTTTTTATGTATTTGTGTGGTTTCTAACTTTAAAAAAACAGCTCCCATTAAATGGTAAGAATATACTGTTTCGTGGATAGACAGAATATACGTAATGCTATATTTTTTATCCAATTTCTTTTGTTGAATAAGTTTGAATGAAGACCAAATGTGATAGCCCTGATGAAATGTAAAATCAAATTTCATCAGGGCTACTGCATGGGAAGAAATATATGATGAAAGGTTTCGAAGTCCATATGTCGAAAAAAGAAAACTGTTGCTTGCTTGCACTTGCTTCTGTCCCACTTGTCATGACATTAGGAAATTCGATGCTTATTCCAATTCTTCCTACAATCGAAAAAAAGTTAAATATTTCTTCTTTTCAAGTGTCAATGATTATTACTTTATATTCCATTGTCGCAATTTTATTAATTCCGATTGCTGGCTATTTATCAGATCGATGGGGACGTAAAATGGTGATGGTTCCAAGTTTATTGATTGCGGCTATTGGCGGGGCAATTACAGGCTGGGTATCTTGGAGAGTAGAGAATCCTTACGTTTGGATTCTAATCGGAAGAGCTATTCAAGGGATTGGTGCTGCTGGAGCAATGCCTGTTGTTATTCCATGTGTTGGTGATTTGTACAACGATGAAAAACAAGTAAGCAGTGGATTAGGAATTATTGAAACATCCAATACATTTGGAAAGGTTCTTAGTCCGATTTTAGGTTCTGCACTTGCAGCAGTTGTATGGTTTTTACCATTTTGGACAATTCCAGTTTTATGTGTAATAGCTGTTACCCTTCTTTTGTTTTTGGTAAAAGCAAAAAAACAAATAGAACAAGCGCTACCATTCAAGGAATTCATTCAATCTATTGGCTCGACTTTCCGTGAAAAAGGAAGATGGTTAGTTGCTATTTTTATATTAGGCGCTATCATTATGTTTATTTTATTTGGTGTTCTTTTTTACTTGTCTACTGTATTAGAATCGAAATATGATATACATGGAATTTGGAAAGGGTGCGTCTTGGCAATTCCGCTACTTGTATTATCGTTAAGTTCGTACATGGCAGGAAAGAAAATTGGTGACAACCAAGCTTTCATGAAGAAATGTATATATATTGGTTTTATATTCACTGCGATTTCTGTTATCTTTCCTTTATTCTTGAAAGGGATATACTTATTAATTCTTTGTCTTGTTGTCATGGGGGTAGGAATTGGCATTGCTTTACCATGTCTAGATGCTCTAATTACGCAAGGGATTGAAAAAGAACAAAGGGGAACAGTGACATCTTTTTATAGTTCGATGCGTTTTATCGGTGTGGCTGCAGGTCCTCCTCTTTATTCTTTCTTTATGAAAGGGACAGATCATGAAGTGTTCTATGTAACAAGTATATTTGCAGTGATAGGTACCATTATAACGATTGTATGGATTAAACCTGAAGGTAATCAAGCATCTTTACATCCAAAACCTAAGCCTGTGCCATGATTAAGAAATGAAGTAAGAATTTATAACTTGTAAGAACTCAAAAAAATAACCGCATGCATATTTTGCATACGGTTATTTTTTTGATTACTTAATTGGAGTTGTTACTCTTTTTTATCATTATGCTCTGTATTATGAAATGAGTTGTACGAACATATAAAGGGCAACACCCCAAATAATGACCCCCGAAATTTTATTTAACATCACGATAGTTCTTCCTGATGGATCCACTTTCCCAAGCATTCGTCCTGCAAGCGCTAAACCGATAAACCATATCCAAGAAATCGTAATCGTGGCGAGCGTAAAAGCCCATTTTTCTGCTCCTACATATTGAATAGAGTTTGTTCCAATGACACCAATCGTGTCTAAAATTGCATGTGGATTCAATAAGGAAACTGAGGCGGCGAAGACAATTTGCTTTTTTATCGTCATCGTTTTCGCCTCAGTCTTTGTTTTAGTAGGCTCACTTTTCCATATGACCCATCCCATATAAATGAGAAAGAAAAATCCTATCGCATAGAGTATTGTTGTTAGCCATGAAAAGGTAAGTAGCATAAGAGATACACCTTGTACTGCAATTAAAATTAACACGGTATCGCATATTGATGCCGTTAGGACAACTGGAGCAGCCCGCCAGACATTTGGCTGACTGGTACCTTGATTGAACACAAAGACATTTTGTACGCCTAACGGAATAATGAGTCCAAATGCAAGAATAATTCCGTGAAATATTGCTTCAGTCATTTTATTTCCTCCCATACAAATTTCTAAATTATGATAGTGTATATTGTATAAGAGAAAATAGAAATTGTATCCATCCATATGGTTGGATAGCAAACCAACCAAAATGATTTGGAGTGATGATATGGAACGATTTGGCTGGAAACCAAATGTATCTTCTCCCATTCCGTTATATAAACAAATTGAGGGGTACATAAAAGAAAAGATTGTCAATGGGGAATGGACTGTCGGTACAAAATTACCATCACAACGAGCATTTGCACATGCATTTAAAGTGAATCGAAGTACAATCGTCATGTCTTTAGATGAATTAGCGGCACAAGGGTTAGTAGAAGGAGACGGGAGAAGAGGGACGATTGTTAGGAATGATACATGGAATTTCTCAACTTCCACGCCTCCTCCAGACTGGAATTCATATGTAGAAACGGGTCTACACTATCCGAATTTACCGACCATTCAAGAGATTAATCAAGCCGAGTTTTATCCAAATATGATTCGGTTAGGAACCGGTGAACTCTCACCAGAGCTGTTACCTGAAAAGAAAACACAGCAGATCATGAAAAAACTCTCCCAGCAAGAAATTCCGTTAGGGTATGAAGAACCAAAAGGGGACTTCAAATTACGTGAGCAACTAGCGGAGTATTTAAAAAAGCATGACATTCGTGTATCACCAGCATCCATATTAATTGTTTCGGGAGCAATTCAAGCACTGCAGCTCATTTCGATGGGATTACTCTGTAAAGGTTCCGCCATTTTATTAGAAAAACCATCTTACTTATATTCTCTAAATGTTTTTCAGTCAGCAGGGATGCGTTTATTTGGTATTCCAATGGATGTGTATGGGATTCAGCCGGCACTCATCTCAAAATATAAAAACCAATTCAATGGCTCTATTCTATATACAATTCCTTCTTTTCATAATCCGACGAGTGTTGTTATGGATCATGAAAGGAGACAACAAGTCATGAGTGTATGTAATGAGATTGGATTACCCATTATTGAAGATGCAGTGTATCAAGATGTATGGCTAGATGCTCCGCCGCCTAAGCCGTTGAAGGCGTATGATAAAAATGGAACAGTGCTCTACATAGGAAGTATGTCAAAAGTAATTAGTCCTGGTTTAAGAATTGGCTGGGTTGTCGGACCGGAACTAGTTATTCAAAGATTGGCAGATATAAAGATGCAGACAGATTATGGTTCTAGTTCATTATCGCAACAAGTTGCTGCTGAATGGTTTTTAAGTGGGTTATATGAGGAGCATTTACAGCATATTCGAATCGAATTGAAAAAACGGAGAGAGCATATGCTACAAGCACTCGAGAAACATTTAGGAGGTATGGCGACTTGGCATATACCAACGGGTGGTTTTTATATTTGGCTACACATTCAGGCCAATATTTCGATGCGTGAGTTGTTTGAAAAAGCACTACAAGAAGGGATTTTACTTAATCCGGGGAATTTGTATGATCGTCATGCAAGCCAACATTTGCGTCTTTCTTATTCGTATGCATCATTGCATGATATAGAGAAAGGAATTGAAAAACTTGCACGATTGATAAAGTGAAACTTTGATCAGTGGGGGTTTTCTTCATCCCCCACTGATCATTAGCCCTCACCAATCGGGCTTTTACGGGCAGTTTATCCCCTACCTAACTTCTTTGCTTCCTGCCGAACTTTGAGGTGGGGGTATTACTGCCCGTTAATGCGGGATAAAAAATATTTAGGCATAATAGTAAGTTCTCTATTAGATTCAAAAAAAGTGGTATCATAAATGTAAGTAATAGAAAAAGGGGAAGAAATATGAAGCAATATGTAATTTGTCAGGTTATTGATGGAACAAAATATTTAGCTGCTTATGCAGAAACAAAGCAAGAAGCGATTGAAAAAGCAGAGTTGTTAGGGCTGCGAACAGGAGAGCGTTATGTTGTCATTACAGCTGAAGAAGCGGAAGGGTTACAATATCCTTAATTGTAAAGCTACTATAAAGAGTAGCTTTTTTCATTTTATTTATGATACATTGCTACGTAATGCCTAAAGTATTCGCGACACTTTAATCCAAGCTTTTGTAGAACCTTTGTGATGGTTGGTTAGCAATACTTGTTGTTAACAGAGATACTTCATGAGGTATGTCTTGTAAAAGTGCGTTTTGCAACTAGTTTCAATTGTTATTCCTTTGTTTCTAAAATAATACTATAATAAATTTGACTTTCTTATACATTAATTTGTAAAAATAGTTAATAAACGGTGATTGAAAATGTAAATGAAGAAATAGTTTGCAATCTCAATGTTAACTTGGGAAAATATGAAGCCGATAAAGAGGGGAAATAAAATGAATATAGTGAACTTACGTCCTAAACAGCGGTCTAAGTACCGTATTATACTAGGAACATGGTATTACTCTACAAAGAGGTACATCCAGTGGTTAACAGATGGAAAAATATACGCAAAAACCTTACAACAAGAAAAATTACCCTGTACAGTGATTCAGCACCGAACGATACTACTTCGTAAGCTCAAGGATGTAGATATGTGGTATCAACAGAATAAAGTTGTTAATTTAAAGATTGCCATTAAACAGCTAGATGGTATCGTCATTAGACCGGGAGAAACATTTTCTTACTGGCGTTTAATAGGTAAACCTACGAGGAGAAAAGGGTATGTAGAAGGTATGATACTACATTATGGATCTTTTCAAGCAGGCATTGGAGGAGGACTTTGTCAGCTTTCAAATTTAATATATTGGATGACCTTACATACACCACTGACAGTAACAGAGCGATATCGTCATAGCTTTGACGTTTTTCCTGATTCTAAGCGTACCCAGCCGTTTGGAAGCGGAGCGACTTGTTCTTATAACTATTTGGACTTACAAATTAAAAATGAAACGGACCAATCGTATCAACTTCACCTTTGTATCACAGATAAACATTTAGTTGGTGAATGGAGAACAGCCTATCCTCAACTTTATCAATATGAAGTATATGAAAAAGAACACTCAATCCAAACTGCGTACTGGGGCGGTTATCTACGACACAATGTTATTCAACGTAGAGTATATAACCAACAGAAACAGTTTGTAGAAGATCAATATGTAACGGAAAATCACGCTATAATGATGTATGAACCACTACTAGCTTGTAATAATGAGGGAAGTGGAGATTAGTATAGCGCACTAGTAGTTTATCCCACTATTTGTGGGTAGTAAAAACCCCACCTCAAAACTTGCCAGGAAGTCAAGAAGTTAGGTGGCGGATAAACTGTCCGTAAAAGCCCGATTGGTGAAGGCGAATGATTAGTGGAAAATGAAGAAAAACCTACTAATCATTCGCCTTCACTTTATAAATAGTTCGAGCTCATACATAAGAATACCTAATAAATAAAACAATATTTTATTTATTAGGTATTTTTCTTTTCATAATTAATTTAGATGTTGACTTCGATTATTTTCTTTTCGGATCGGAGTTCCATTCCGATGTTGATTGATATATCTTTTAAAATTCCATGTTTTTAAAAATTTTTCGGCCGCGTCAAAACCAGATTGATAGAGCCATTCTTTTTCTTTATCAGTTAATTGAAAGTTTGTACTTGTTATTGTTCCAGTTGGAATTTTGATTGTCCGTGCGTTTGCTTCTTTATCTAAGTGACGTAAGTCGTGTGCTTGCATCATCGTTTTAAATAGTCCTTTAAACATGGAGAAGGGTTCATTGTAATGAACAGGCTCAGCTTGTATATCGTCTTTTACAAAATGAAAACCAAAAGTGGGCCAGCGCGGTACGTTTGGTGAATCGAAGATCCAGATAGGATAATTGCTAAGAAGGCCTCCATCCACCATATAACAAGGTTGTTTCCATTTTGGTGTTTTCCATTTCACAGGTTCAAAAAAGAATGGAATAGTTCCGCTCATTCTTACTGCTTTTGCGATAGAGAAATGATTATTGGTAAATCCGTAGTTTGGTAAGTCATCTGGGAAAATAACCATTTTACCATTACTAATATCAGAAGCGATGATTTTCAAGTTTTCAGGATGAGGTAAATCACTAAAGTTATGAATTCCTTTTTTGTGTAGTAAGTCTTCCAACCATTTTTCTAAAAAGTCATTTGTATATATTCCTAATTTGGCCCATGCGCTTAATCCCTTTCCGATAACAGGAATTTTGTCGAGCCATGTTTTTGTTATAAATTTATGATAGTTAGCATTACTTATAATTGTTTTTAATTCTGCACATGTATAACCGGCCGCTAGAAGAGCTGCAATAATAGCACCAGCCGAAGTACCTGCTACGCGTTCCCATTCGTAACCATGCCCTTCTAATGCACAAATTGCGCCAACGTGTGCGATTCCTCGAACACCGCCACCTTCAAAGACGCCATCTATTTTCATGAAAAAAGTTCCCTTCAAAAAATGGATTTGGTGTAAAGTAAAAAAGCACGTGGGTAACGTGCTCTTTTACAATAGTTAGTAAAGTTTACTTAGCAACTGAAGCCGCCCCAACAGCTAGCTCCAATGATAATTAGAAGGATAAATAAAACGATTAATAAAGCGAAACCGCCAAATCCGCAGCCGCCAAATCCTCCGCAACCGCCGCCATATCCGTAACCCATGTGGAATGCCTCCTTATAATAGAAATTGAGATGAAACAAAGTGAAAAATACGGGAGTCTACTGCAAAGAATTATGAGATATCGTGTTTGTAGGAACAATGTATACTATGTTGTTTTAAACTAGTTCGCGTCCGAAGGATAAGCCTTTTTTTCGAATGACTTGTATTAATCTTCGAGGTGAAGTGCATGCAGAATTTGTGCTATGATACAGATAAATACATTTACATAAGGAGTTTTTATGAAAAAACAGATTGAATCATTAATTGATAAATATGAGTTAACACATATAAAGCAAGAACTTTTATCCACAATATTTACATGTGTAAAAGTTTTTCCGAGGCAGGAGGATTCGCTTCCAATTGGTTGTTCAAAAATGGGCGGAGTTCCTGATGTACCAGATGCGTTTCAATATCCGACGTATAAAGGATACCCACTTGACTTTATTGCGCAATTTAACCTAGCTGATTTACAGGAAGTGGGTATGAAACATGACCTTCCTGCAACCGGTATGCTATATTTCTTTTATTTTGCAGATCAAAAGCATGAAGATTTCCATGAAGTGTATGGAAATCCGAATAGGAAGGAAGGGTGGCGTGTTCTGCATTATGATGTTCAAGCTGAACAGCTACAAAGAATGAGCGACATAAAAGGGACGTATACGCAATGTGCGATTACATTTGAATTAACATATAAACTGCCAGAGCTGTTTATTGAAGACGAAGCAGATTCGGATCGCTTTTTACAATTATTAGAGGAACTAAGCCCAGATCAATATGATAATCATCAACTATTTGGCGAGCCATTTTCAGTTCAAGCAGAAGTATTTGAAGAAGCAGAAGAATACATAGGTGTACCTCATCATGATATGACACTTTTATTCCAAATTGACTCCGATCAGCCGAATTGCAACATGATGTGGGGCGATTTAGGGATGCTTTATTTCTGTATTGCCAATGAAGATTTAAAACATCGCCGTTTTGAAAATACGTGTTGTTTATTGCAGTCGTGTTAAAAAAAGAGAAGCAGTAGTAATTCTCACTGAATTACTACTGCTTCTCTTTTATTCTTTGGTTATTTTAAATCCTCGTTTGTTCGAACTGTATAAATCCATTTTGATTTTTCGACATATAGCTGCGGCTATGGATAACAAAAGGTGACCTGCACTCGTTTTCTCTCTTTGTTTTCACTATGTCTGGGCAGGAAAAGAATCTGATCGCTTCTATGCATGGCCGGATGCTCTCTCCCACCTAAAAAGAAGGATTTTATGTCGTTTTTTTAATTTGTATTTATATATACTCGATAGTATGATGTATCGTAAATAGAAGTTGCTATTTTAGTACAGACACAAACTTGTTATCCGTTTGCTTGCTCTTATGTCCTTTGTAATATTAAAATCGAATTAATAAATATGGAAAATCGCATGTTTTCTTTTCAGAAAATTATTATATACTCTAAGAGTATATGAAAATATCTTTCATATGATTTTAAGTAGAAGGATGTGACGAGATGAAGAAGACGAACAAGTATTTAACAACTGTCGCACTTTGTTCAACGATTATGATTGGTGGTTTGCAAATTCCTGCAGTTTCCTATGCAGCTACAAACCAAAAAGTGGCGGCTCCGCAAACTGATGCGAAATTATTAGAAGGATTTCAAAAGGAATTAAAAAAGCATATTGATAATCGTGAAGAGAAAATTACAATCACATATAAAACAAAACATAATAATATTAAAGAAGTAATGAATACGCTTGTTAAAGAGTATAACAAGACAGTAGATTCAGATGAGTACGTAAAATATAATGTGGCAAGTACAAAGTATTCAATACGAGGCATACCAGGAAACTATGCGTTTACATTGAATATTACATATCGTGAATCAAAAAAACAAACACAATATGTAAAGGCCCAAGCAAAATCGATTGTGAATTCTATTTTGAAACCAGGAATGGATGAGCATGAAAAAGTAAAGGCAGTTCATGATTATGTTGTGAAACATGTTTCCTATGATACTACATACAAAGCTTATACGGCATATGAAGCATTAGCCAATCGCTCAGCTGTTTGTCAAGGATACACATTACTAACCTATCAATTACTAAAAGAAGCAGGGATACAATCCCATATCGTGACAGGAACTGGAAATGGGCAAGCACATGCTTGGAATCTAGTGAAAATTGAGGGGAAATGGTACCATCTCGACACAACGTTTGATGATCCAGTTCCGGACAAACAAGGACGAGTAACATATTCTTACTTTAATATGTCTGATGAACAATTAAGTAAAGATCATCAATGGGATCGTAGTAAATATCAGGCGGCAACAACAAATTACTATAAGGAACTAACGAGTAAAATAAAAGCAGGTAACCAAAAATCGGTAGTGTATCAGCAAATGTTAAAAGATACAAATCTTGTTTATTTATCTGCTCAATATGGAGCGGAAAACTATAATGAGTTTAAGAAAAAATTACAACAGCAATTTGCAACAAAACCAAAAAAAGTAGAAGTACGTTATAAGCAATCCATGGACGGAACAATGCAAGATGTAAAAAAAGTATTAAATGAAATTTCGTGGCCAAAAGGGGCAAAGCGCGTATCTTATCAAGTAGCACCATATAGTGCACAAGCTGGCTATTCATTAGCGACGATTACGTTTTCGTATTAAATAATGAAAAGGACATCTTTCGTAGATGTCTTTTTTGTTATTTTCTATCCTGAGTAGTAATACTCCATCTCAAAGTTCTGTAAGAAGCAAAGAAGATAGGTGGGGGGAAGGAAACATCACTGATTAAAGTTTCACTTTATGTTCAATGATATGTAGAAGTACATACATAGATGGGGAAGAAATACTAGATTTGAAATTTTTCCTGCTGAATCACATGCCAGTCCTCTTCAATGAACAGTACCAGTAATGTTTACAAGCTATTCTTGATGATAAAACAGCGATATATCGTTAACGCAAAAAGAAGCTAATCACATTTAGCTTCTTTTTGCATTTCCTTATTTCCACCAATCATCAAACATAGATGCCGGTACGTGTCTTTTATGCTCACTTACCATATATCGTTTTTCAATTTTCTCTGCAACTTCTTGTGGAACTGTTTTGCCTTCTAAATAATCATCTAGTTGATCATATGTAATTCCTAGTTCTGTTTCGTCAGCTTGTCCTGGTTTCTCATCTAATAAATCTGCTGTTGGCATTTTTAAGTATAGGCGTTCTATAGCTCCTAACTCTTGTAATAATGCTCTTCCTTGACGCTTTGTTAAGCCTGTAAGTGGTAAAAGGTCAGCACCACCATCTCCAAATTTAGTGAAGAAACCTGTTACAGCCTCAGCTGCGTGATCTGTTCCGATAACAAGCAAGCCCTGTTGTCCACCAATCGCATATTGTGTCACCATCCGAATGCGCGCTTTTACATTTCCTTTATTGAAATCTGTTAATGATTCGCCTAATAATAGATTGTACTGTTGTGCAAATTCATTTACTGTCGATGCAATATCAAAGGCAACAGATTTATCAGGTTTTATAAATTGCAAAGCTAATTGTGCATCATCTTCATCTTTTTGTACTTCATACGGAAGGCGTACTGCGATAAATGTAGCGTCATAACCTTCTTTTCGGGATTCCTCTACTGCAAGCTGTGCCAATCGTCCTGCTAGTGTAGAATCCTGTCCACCGCTAATTCCGAGTACAAATCCTTTTGCACCTGTTTTTCTTAAGTAGTCTTTTAAGAAATCAATTCTTTTACGAATTTCTTCTTTTGGATCGATAACAGGTTGAACATGTAATGTTTTCATAATTTCATTTTGTAATGTCATTTCGTTTTCCTCCTGTTCATATGCCATGTTGGAAGTCGTACTTCCTATAGAGTGAGAAATAAGTTTTTATGTATCGATTCATACATCTCCATCTTTTATTATTTCGCAAAATAACAGAATACACAATAGTATTAGCGTATGAATGTAGTTATTATAATGAAACTGTTAGTTTTAAGCAATTTTCTGATATGCGTTACTGGATGCTCAGAGTTTTGAATACAATCTTGCACCTGTATCGTTTTAAAACAACAGGTTTTGCTGAGAATATAGAAAAATGAAAGTACACTGTTGTTTATGTAAAATGCTATACCTCATATGTGTTAACCTTTCAAAAATGTAAGGTTTTTGTCATTTGAATCGATAGAAGGTGTTTCTCTGCTTCGGTATGATAGCAATGTAGTCATTAAAGAAACGGAGGGACACCATGAACATTAGGGAATTAGCGTTTCGTAACGTAACGCGAAACCGACGTACATATTCTGCCTATTTTTTAAGTAGTGCGTTTGCAATTATGGCCTTTTTTGTATACTCATATTTTGCTTTTCATCCGGCACTAAGTGCAAATCAATTAGGGCAATATGTATTTGTCAGTATGTCGTTTGCACAAGTTATAATTTATGCCTTTACGTTTTTCTTTATTTTATATTCGATGGGAATGTTTTTGAAATCAAGAAAGCGTGAATTAGGGATTTTAATGATGTTAGGAATGACGAGATTCCAATTAAGACGTCTTATCTTTTTTGAAAATGTCATGATTGGGATTGGTGCAATCATAGCAGGTATTATTTGCGGAATTCTATTTTCTGGCGTATTGATTTTCGTAGCACCACTATTGTTAAAGGTAAATCTACCTTTGTCACTTTATTTTCCAACGATGGCTATCGGTGTGACAAGTATTATGTTTTTTATTTTATTTATTATCATTTCGTTCTTTAGTGCAGGGATGATCCGTAAAAATCAAATTATGAAATTATTTAGAGGATCAGCAAAAGCAAAGCCAGAACCAAAGGCTTCTATTATCGCATCTGTTCTCGCGGTGCTATTGCTTGGCGGAGGATATGTAGCGGCATTATCTTCATTTGGTGTAGTGGTCTTCTTTATGCTGATTCCGGTGACAACGGTTGTCATTATTGGTACGTATTTGCTGTATAAGCAACTAAGTGTATTTATTATTCGCACATGTAAAAAAAGTAAACGTTTCTACTGGACAAGAACGAATATGATTACTCTTTCTGATTTAGCATATCGAATGAGAGATAATGCACGGATGTTCTTTATCGTAACGATTATTTCGACAGTTGCTTTTTCAGCAATCGGTACGTTAGTTGGATTATCTTCGATGATGCGAGGAGCGATGGATCAGCCTTATGCATTTAATTATCATTCGAACCAAGGTAACGCAAACGAATCACAGCACGTGCGGTTCATTGATCAAACGTTAAAGAAATATAATGTTTCCTCTCAAAAAATCAATGTTGTATCCAAACAGAATAAAAGGGAAAAGCCGCGAGATATAACCTTTGTCAAAGAGTCCGATTATAAAAAGTATGCAAAGGCTACAAATGAATTAGCTGTTTCAGTGGAACCAAATACAGCAATTTTCCTTTCATTTGAAATTCCAATGTCACAAAAACAAGAGAGAAAAACAATCGAACTCCCAAATCAAAATGTAGCATTAAAAGTAAAAGAAGTTGATAGCTCTACACTTGGTAAGGTTTTGTCTAGTCACGTATATGTTATTTCAGATGCTCAATATAATGCATTGCAGGCAGGGTACAAAGAAGTAAAAGATTATATGTATTATACAAAAGACACGAAAGACCTTTTTGAAGTTGGAAAAGAGCTGACAAATGAATTGAAATTACATCAAGAAAACTCTAGATTTAGTGCAACAGAGTACGAACAGAATGAAGCATTGCAATTACTAGGACCAATTCTATTCGTAGGATTCTTTATCGGTATTGTGTTCTTTGTTTGTGCAGGTAGTTTTCTATATTTCCGTTTGTTCTCGGATTTAGAAGATGATTGCCGTTTATTTGAATCAATTCGAAAAGTAGGTTTAACAAGCGGAGAACTATCAAAAGTTGTAACAATTCGATTAGCGTTACTATTCTTCGTTCCAATTGCAGTTGCGACTGCCCACGGTGCCGTTGCATTAACGACTTTAGGACAAATGTTTGAATACTCGCTTCTGAAAGAAAATATGATTGTTTTAAGTATATTTGTAGGTATTCAAATTGTATATTTCATCATCATCCGATATCGTTATTTAAAACAATTGAAAGAAAGATTGCATATGAATTAGCAAAAGGCTTCCAGCTTACGGGCTCCTTTAAACAGTGATTTTACAGATGATTTGATGAACGCCTTTTTCTTCATTACGGCTGAAGAAAAAGGCGTTTTTGTATGTTGAGAAAAAGTATAAGACGTATTGTAATGCAGGAAAACAAACGTCTGAAAACGAATGTTACATATATATGTAAGCGTGTTCATTTTAGAGCTAAAGTAATAACAATAAATATTAGGAGGGAATTTGATGAACAGTAGTACAGTGAACAAGCAAAAAGGAGTTCAATTAATTCCGTTTACGGTTAATAAAGTGGTA
This region includes:
- a CDS encoding YwqG family protein; this translates as MKKQIESLIDKYELTHIKQELLSTIFTCVKVFPRQEDSLPIGCSKMGGVPDVPDAFQYPTYKGYPLDFIAQFNLADLQEVGMKHDLPATGMLYFFYFADQKHEDFHEVYGNPNRKEGWRVLHYDVQAEQLQRMSDIKGTYTQCAITFELTYKLPELFIEDEADSDRFLQLLEELSPDQYDNHQLFGEPFSVQAEVFEEAEEYIGVPHHDMTLLFQIDSDQPNCNMMWGDLGMLYFCIANEDLKHRRFENTCCLLQSC
- the nadE gene encoding ammonia-dependent NAD(+) synthetase, translated to MTLQNEIMKTLHVQPVIDPKEEIRKRIDFLKDYLRKTGAKGFVLGISGGQDSTLAGRLAQLAVEESRKEGYDATFIAVRLPYEVQKDEDDAQLALQFIKPDKSVAFDIASTVNEFAQQYNLLLGESLTDFNKGNVKARIRMVTQYAIGGQQGLLVIGTDHAAEAVTGFFTKFGDGGADLLPLTGLTKRQGRALLQELGAIERLYLKMPTADLLDEKPGQADETELGITYDQLDDYLEGKTVPQEVAEKIEKRYMVSEHKRHVPASMFDDWWK
- a CDS encoding transglutaminase domain-containing protein, with amino-acid sequence MKKTNKYLTTVALCSTIMIGGLQIPAVSYAATNQKVAAPQTDAKLLEGFQKELKKHIDNREEKITITYKTKHNNIKEVMNTLVKEYNKTVDSDEYVKYNVASTKYSIRGIPGNYAFTLNITYRESKKQTQYVKAQAKSIVNSILKPGMDEHEKVKAVHDYVVKHVSYDTTYKAYTAYEALANRSAVCQGYTLLTYQLLKEAGIQSHIVTGTGNGQAHAWNLVKIEGKWYHLDTTFDDPVPDKQGRVTYSYFNMSDEQLSKDHQWDRSKYQAATTNYYKELTSKIKAGNQKSVVYQQMLKDTNLVYLSAQYGAENYNEFKKKLQQQFATKPKKVEVRYKQSMDGTMQDVKKVLNEISWPKGAKRVSYQVAPYSAQAGYSLATITFSY
- a CDS encoding FtsX-like permease family protein, with amino-acid sequence MNIRELAFRNVTRNRRTYSAYFLSSAFAIMAFFVYSYFAFHPALSANQLGQYVFVSMSFAQVIIYAFTFFFILYSMGMFLKSRKRELGILMMLGMTRFQLRRLIFFENVMIGIGAIIAGIICGILFSGVLIFVAPLLLKVNLPLSLYFPTMAIGVTSIMFFILFIIISFFSAGMIRKNQIMKLFRGSAKAKPEPKASIIASVLAVLLLGGGYVAALSSFGVVVFFMLIPVTTVVIIGTYLLYKQLSVFIIRTCKKSKRFYWTRTNMITLSDLAYRMRDNARMFFIVTIISTVAFSAIGTLVGLSSMMRGAMDQPYAFNYHSNQGNANESQHVRFIDQTLKKYNVSSQKINVVSKQNKREKPRDITFVKESDYKKYAKATNELAVSVEPNTAIFLSFEIPMSQKQERKTIELPNQNVALKVKEVDSSTLGKVLSSHVYVISDAQYNALQAGYKEVKDYMYYTKDTKDLFEVGKELTNELKLHQENSRFSATEYEQNEALQLLGPILFVGFFIGIVFFVCAGSFLYFRLFSDLEDDCRLFESIRKVGLTSGELSKVVTIRLALLFFVPIAVATAHGAVALTTLGQMFEYSLLKENMIVLSIFVGIQIVYFIIIRYRYLKQLKERLHMN